One Saccharopolyspora erythraea NRRL 2338 genomic region harbors:
- a CDS encoding lysozyme, whose protein sequence is MRPESPDQSRNPETPDTSNETQDRGLRSTALKADHAVRSAVDQVRPVVHRIGESPAAQRVRQWLAPLLLRIQQWIAPLARRLWERVAPQVEAAQDKVQGRLNSAFGNDLTAGKQSPVPARVRSMQLGAAAAALGIVAVVVGSAGGVSGGQDVEEAAQTAALPAGAPQNPGQAPVPADPHGGDGDVPPEAPPAPEPEAPWGPPAEGIDVSNHNGSIDWRKVAADGKQFTFVLATDGTSFTNPRYSEQYHGAKEAGLIAGAYHFARPDKSAEAQADRLLATADYQPDGRSLPPVLDLEVDPKGGGCYGLSVQEMHQWTDTFNRKIKDATGKDPIIYANPSFWNQCMGGTADYGDHPLWLASYGVSNPKVPAGFDNWDFWQYTDSGKVAGISKPTDLNQFQGGIERLKQLASN, encoded by the coding sequence GTGAGACCCGAATCCCCCGACCAATCCCGAAACCCCGAAACCCCCGACACCTCGAACGAGACGCAGGACCGCGGTCTGCGTTCCACGGCCCTCAAGGCCGACCACGCGGTGCGTTCCGCCGTGGACCAGGTTCGGCCGGTGGTTCACCGGATCGGTGAGTCGCCCGCCGCGCAGCGCGTGCGGCAGTGGCTCGCGCCGCTGCTGCTGCGCATCCAGCAGTGGATCGCTCCGCTCGCGCGGCGCCTCTGGGAGAGGGTGGCGCCGCAGGTGGAAGCGGCCCAGGACAAGGTCCAGGGCAGGCTGAACTCGGCCTTCGGCAACGACCTGACCGCGGGCAAGCAGTCCCCGGTGCCCGCCCGGGTGCGCTCGATGCAGCTGGGCGCGGCGGCGGCCGCGCTCGGCATCGTCGCCGTCGTGGTCGGCAGCGCCGGCGGCGTCTCCGGCGGCCAGGACGTGGAGGAGGCCGCGCAGACGGCCGCGCTGCCCGCCGGCGCCCCGCAGAACCCGGGCCAGGCTCCGGTTCCCGCCGACCCGCACGGCGGGGACGGGGACGTGCCGCCGGAGGCGCCGCCGGCCCCCGAGCCGGAGGCTCCGTGGGGTCCGCCCGCCGAGGGCATCGACGTCTCCAACCACAACGGCTCCATCGACTGGCGCAAGGTCGCCGCCGACGGCAAGCAGTTCACCTTCGTGCTGGCCACCGACGGCACCAGCTTCACCAACCCCCGCTACAGCGAGCAGTACCACGGCGCCAAGGAGGCCGGGCTGATCGCGGGTGCCTACCACTTCGCGCGGCCCGACAAGTCCGCCGAGGCGCAGGCCGACCGGCTGCTGGCCACCGCCGACTACCAGCCCGACGGCCGTTCCCTGCCCCCGGTGCTCGACCTGGAGGTCGACCCGAAGGGCGGCGGCTGCTACGGGCTGTCGGTGCAGGAGATGCACCAGTGGACCGACACCTTCAACCGCAAGATCAAGGACGCGACCGGCAAGGACCCGATCATCTACGCCAACCCGTCCTTCTGGAACCAGTGCATGGGCGGCACCGCCGACTACGGTGACCACCCGCTGTGGCTGGCCTCCTACGGTGTGAGCAACCCGAAGGTCCCCGCGGGCTTCGACAACTGGGACTTCTGGCAGTACACCGACAGCGGCAAGGTGGCAGGCATCAGCAAGCCGACCGACCTGAACCAGTTCCAGGGCGGTATCGAGCGGCTCAAGCAGCTCGCCTCGAACTGA